A part of Xenopus tropicalis strain Nigerian chromosome 4, UCB_Xtro_10.0, whole genome shotgun sequence genomic DNA contains:
- the LOC101734659 gene encoding cleavage stimulation factor subunit 3 isoform X1, which produces MDLYPCSTSELKALGYKDVSRAKLAALIPDPVIAPSIAPSLKDDVDRKPEYPKPDTSQTIPFQPRHLAPPGLHPVPGGVFPVPPAAVILMKLLPPPICFQAAEYVPEKVKKAEKKLEDNPYDLDAWSILIREAQV; this is translated from the exons ATGGACTTGTACCCCTGctccacaagtgaactgaaagCTTTGGGATACAAG GATGTATCGAGAGCCAAACTGGCAGCACTAATCCCAGACCCTGTGATAGCTCCATCCATAGCCCCTTCGCTGAAGGATGATGTTGACCGAAAACCAGAGTATCCCAAACCTGACACGTCCCAGACGATCCCATTCCAGCCACGACATTTAGCTC CACCTGGACTCCATCCTGTTCCTGGCGGAGTATTCCCAGTCCCTCCagctgcagtgatcttaatgaAGCTGCTTCCTCCCCCCATTTGCTTCCAG GCTGCTGAATATGTTCCGGAAAAGGTGAAGAAAGCGGAAAAGAAATTGGAAGACAATCCGTATGACCTTGATGCATGGAGCATTCTCATTCGCGAGGCACAGGTTTAG
- the LOC101734659 gene encoding cleavage stimulation factor subunit 3 isoform X3, with the protein MDLYPCSTSELKALGYKDVSRAKLAALIPDPVIAPSIAPSLKDDVDRKPEYPKPDTSQTIPFQPRHLAPPGLHPVPGGVFPVPPAAVILMKLLPPPICFQYLPLG; encoded by the exons ATGGACTTGTACCCCTGctccacaagtgaactgaaagCTTTGGGATACAAG GATGTATCGAGAGCCAAACTGGCAGCACTAATCCCAGACCCTGTGATAGCTCCATCCATAGCCCCTTCGCTGAAGGATGATGTTGACCGAAAACCAGAGTATCCCAAACCTGACACGTCCCAGACGATCCCATTCCAGCCACGACATTTAGCTC CACCTGGACTCCATCCTGTTCCTGGCGGAGTATTCCCAGTCCCTCCagctgcagtgatcttaatgaAGCTGCTTCCTCCCCCCATTTGCTTCCAG TATCTTCCACTAGGTTAA
- the LOC101734659 gene encoding cleavage stimulation factor subunit 3 isoform X2, protein MDLYPCSTSELKALGYKDVSRAKLAALIPDPVIAPSIAPSLKDDVDRKPEYPKPDTSQTIPFQPRHLAPPGLHPVPGGVFPVPPAAVILMKLLPPPICFQVSFLSKLPRQYYKNAKHHSNMY, encoded by the exons ATGGACTTGTACCCCTGctccacaagtgaactgaaagCTTTGGGATACAAG GATGTATCGAGAGCCAAACTGGCAGCACTAATCCCAGACCCTGTGATAGCTCCATCCATAGCCCCTTCGCTGAAGGATGATGTTGACCGAAAACCAGAGTATCCCAAACCTGACACGTCCCAGACGATCCCATTCCAGCCACGACATTTAGCTC CACCTGGACTCCATCCTGTTCCTGGCGGAGTATTCCCAGTCCCTCCagctgcagtgatcttaatgaAGCTGCTTCCTCCCCCCATTTGCTTCCAG GTCTCCTTCCTCTCTAAACTTCCCCGGCaatactataaaaatgcaaaacaccattcaaatatgtattaa